The genome window GGTACGGTGGCTGCGGGCCGTCCAGGAACGCGCCGTGGGCCTTCGAGATGTCGGCGAAATTCACCCCGGCGGCGGTGACGCGGATCAGGATCTCTCCCTGTCCGGGACTCGGCACCGGCGCGTCGGTGATCAGGCGCATGTCCTGCGGGCCGTTGAGGGAAGTCTGCTGCAGCGCGCGCATGGTCGCGGGAATGCTCATTGGCGATCAGCCTTTCCTTCTCGGCGTACATGAGGGAGACCGGCCGGCCCGTCGTGCGGGCCGCGCCCTCCCACCATGTAGACCCCGGACACCGCAGAAAGGAATCGACCCATCGACGTGTGTCGTCGCGCTGCTCAATTGCGGGTGTCTGGAGAACCGCCGTTCTTCTGATTTCGCCGCGGCTCGTGGGACACGGCGGTGGGGGTGCCGGCTCGCTTTGGAGACGGATGAGACGGACGTTCGTCGCCTGTCCTCCCTCATCAGTCCAGCGCATTGTTCTGATTGCTCGCAGACCGGCCGCGAAGGGCCGTCAGCCGATCTGTTCGGCCAGAGCGAGGATGATGCCTGAGGGGCCGCGGAGGTAGCAGAGGCGGTAGATGTCCTTGTACTGCGCTACCTCGCCGATCAGTTCGGCGCCATGGGGGCGTAGGCGGGCGATGGTGTCGTCGATGTCGTCGACGGCGAACATGACCCGGTGCAGGCCCAGCGTGTTCGGCGGCGGGTTGTGCGATCCGTCGCCGATCGCCGCGGGGGTGTGGTACTGCGCGAGCTCCAGCTTGCCGTGGCCGTCCGGGGTCCGCATCATCGCGATGTCGCTGCGGACTCCGTCGAGTCCGACGGCCTGATCCGCGAAGAGGCC of Streptomyces cynarae contains these proteins:
- a CDS encoding VOC family protein; translated protein: MTLQRMDNVGIVVDDLDAAVAFFTELGMEVEGKAQIEGLFADQAVGLDGVRSDIAMMRTPDGHGKLELAQYHTPAAIGDGSHNPPPNTLGLHRVMFAVDDIDDTIARLRPHGAELIGEVAQYKDIYRLCYLRGPSGIILALAEQIG